The DNA segment CGTACACGAGCTCGCGCGGGAGCTCCGCCGCGACGAGCCGACCGCGCTCGATGATCGTGTCGAACCCGACCTCCTCCGCGTACGCCCGGCCCGCCTCCCGGTCGTCGAACGTCCGGCCCTCGAACAGGTCGGGCAGGTGGACCGTGTGCCCGGCGTCGCGGAAGCGTTCCGCGAGCGCCTCCATGCCCGGGGTGCGCCCGAGCACGTGGTGGAACAGCAGGACCTCAGCCACGGGTCTCCTCCGTCGGTGTCCTCCACCGCAGGCCGGGGAAGCGCGCGAAGTCGCGGTCGAAGGTCACCCAGGTCGCCCCCGCCTCGATCGCCGTCGCCGCATGGGCGGCGTCGGCCACCAGCCCTCCTCGTACGGGCGTCTCGTTGCACAGGCCGGCGAAGATCGTCCACCAGCTGCGTCCTGGGCGGACGATCTGGCTCCTCTCGCGCAACCGGTCGAGCTGGCCGAAGATCCGCGTCGACGGCGTCGGCGTCCGAAAGATCCTCGGGTGCGTCACGATCCGGACAACCGCAGCCAGCACGTTGTCGTTCAGGCCGACCGTCTCGACGCCGGACGACGCCGACTGCAACCACGCACTCGCCGTCGCGTGCATCTCGTGGTCCGTCCGGAAGGCCGCCACCAGGACGTTAACGTCGGGAATCAACATCGAGGTCCTCCTCCATGAGCTCG comes from the Microlunatus antarcticus genome and includes:
- a CDS encoding TA system VapC family ribonuclease toxin; this encodes MLIPDVNVLVAAFRTDHEMHATASAWLQSASSGVETVGLNDNVLAAVVRIVTHPRIFRTPTPSTRIFGQLDRLRERSQIVRPGRSWWTIFAGLCNETPVRGGLVADAAHAATAIEAGATWVTFDRDFARFPGLRWRTPTEETRG